Proteins encoded within one genomic window of Panicum virgatum strain AP13 chromosome 1N, P.virgatum_v5, whole genome shotgun sequence:
- the LOC120653266 gene encoding UDP-glycosyltransferase 73C4-like, giving the protein MTLKAELAHSAVAVLSEKWARLRCGAGPPDPDECRAAVRRQLTDRSDVYSFGVLLVELASARRPIETKREMKERLTARWAMARFIGGAAADVLDPHLARTPAAERALEMLLELAFRLLGIPRLFFHGPSCFYSLCDLQAANHGLHERIAAGGDEDKHAVPGVPVPVTVTRATAPGFLNHPATEVLRDAAMEAMRTADGFVVNTFLDLEAQFVACYEAALGKPVWVVGPLSLCNRDVESTASRGRTAAAGCQQAITAWLDGQAPGSVVFVSFGSIARKLPRQLVEVGHGLEDSGRPFLWVVKETEAAAPGVREWLEALEARTAGRGLVVRGWAPQLAVLSHRAVGGFVTHCGWNSLLESIAHGVPVATWPHFADQYLNERLVVDMLGVGVPVGVTTASVMVFDDDTVALPREGVVRAVSALMGGGEEADERRRKAREYGEKARRAMEEGGSSYENLTRLVQSFAQSEVKGPKE; this is encoded by the exons ATGACTCTAAAAGCTGAGCTAGCTCATTCAGCTGTTGCAGTGCTATCTGAGAAATGGGCAA GGCTGCGGTGCGGCGCCGGTCCACCGGATCCGGATGAGTGCAGGGCTGCGGTGCGGCGCCAGCTCACCGACCGCAGCGACGTCTACTCCTTCGGCGTCCTCCTCGTCGAGCtcgcctccgcgcgccgccccatCGAGAccaagcgcgagatgaaggagCGCCTCACCGCGCGCTGGGCCATGGCCAGGTtcatcggcggcgccgccgccgacgtgctCGACCCGCACCTCGCGCGCACGCCCGCCGCGGAGCGCGCGCTCGAGATGCTGCTGGAGCTCGCCTTCCG actgctcgGCATCCCGCGGCTGTTCTTCCACGGGCCGTCGTGCTTCTACTCCCTCTGCGACCTCCAGGCCGCCAACCACGGGCTCCACGAGCGGATAGCCGCGGGCGGCGACGAAGACAAACACGCCGTGCCGGGTGTGCCCGTGCCGGTAACGGTGACGAGAGCCACCGCCCCTGGTTTCTTGAACCACCCCGCGACGGAGGTGCTACGCGACGCGGCCATGGAGGCCATGCGCACGGCGGATGGCTTCGTCGTGAACACGTTCCTGGACCTCGAGGCCCAGTTCGTGGCGTGCTACGAGGCGGCGCTAGGCAAGCCGGTGTGGGTGGTCGGCCCGCTCAGCCTCTGCAACCGGGACGTGGAGTCCACGGCGTCGCGCGGCAGGACGGCCGCCGCTGGCTGCCAGCAGGCAATCACGGCGTGGCTGGACGGGCAGGCCCCCGGCTCCGTCGTGTTCGTCAGCTTCGGCAGCATCGCGCGCAAGCTCCCGAGGCAGCTGGTCGAGGTCGGCCACGGCCTGGAGGACTCCGGCAGGCCGTTCCTCTGGGTGGTGAAGGagaccgaggcggcggcgccgggggtgCGGGAGTGGCTGGAGGCCCTGGAGGCGCGCACGGCGGGGCGCGGCCTCGTGGTGCGCGGGTGGGCGCCGCAGCTCGCCGTGCTGTCGCACCGCGCCGTCGGCGGGTTCGTGACccactgcgggtggaactcgCTGCTGGAGTCCATCGCGCACGGCGTGCCTGTGGCGACGTGGCCGCACTTCGCCGACCAGTACCTGAACGAGCGGCTGGTGGTGGACATGCTCGGCGTGGGCGTGCCTGTCGGCGTGACGACGGCGTCCGTGATGGTATTCGACGACGACACCGTGGCGTTGCCGCGGGAGGGCGTCGTGCGGGCGGTGTCGGCGCTGATGGGCGGAGGGGAGGAGGCCGACGAGAGGAGGCGGAAGGCCAGGGAGTACGGGGAGAAAGCTCGCAGGGCCATGGAGGAAGGAGGGTCCTCGTACGAGAACCTGACGCGGCTGGTACAAAGCTTCGCGCAAAGTGAAGTCAAAGGACCCAAGGAGTGA